One Ricinus communis isolate WT05 ecotype wild-type chromosome 2, ASM1957865v1, whole genome shotgun sequence DNA segment encodes these proteins:
- the LOC107261293 gene encoding uncharacterized protein LOC107261293: protein MAGEKRLLQLNELEEIRLDAYESSRLYKEKTKRWHDKGILRREFKKGDLVLLFNSRLKLFPRKVRSRWLGLFRISKVFPYGSIELWNKQNGTFKVNGQRVKHYRVGDLINESVDITLSNPSSE, encoded by the coding sequence ATGGCGGGTGAGAAGAGACTCTTGCAACTTAATGAGCTAGAAGAGATTCGACTTGATGCTTATGAAAGTTCAAGGTTGTATAAGGAGAAGACTAAAAGATGGCATGACAAAGGGATTTTGAGAAGAGAGTTTAAGAAAGGCGACTTAGTTCTCCTTTTTAACTCTAGGTTGAAACTCTTTCCTAGGAAAGTTCGCTCTCGATGGTTAGGACTGTTCCGAATTAGTAAGGTTTTCCCTTATGGTTCAATAGAGCTTTGGAACAAACAAAATGGTACTTTCAAGGTGAATGGTCAAAGAGTGAAACATTACAGAGTCGGTGACCTCATTAACGAGAGTGTGGATATCACACTTTCCAACCCTTCATCGGAATGA